The Microscilla marina ATCC 23134 genome contains the following window.
TGTATGTAAGGCGTAAGCGAGAATTTCAGGATTAAAACAAGTATCCAACAAGTTCGTAATTTGAGCATATAACCACTCATCTTTGATAAACTTTTGAATAGTATATGATGCAGCAAGTTTCTGGTATTCATTGCCATTGATTAATGATTTTAGCAAAAAATCTTTTTGCCTAATGGTTAACTCTTCCAAACTAAAGCCTCTTAAATCACTAATTCTGTAATCATCATAACGGTAATAATTAGGAAAGTAATTGAACAAATATGTCAACACCTCATCTTTAATTTTATGGTGATGAACAGTTTCCAGTATAATATTCCATAAAATTCCTTTTATGCTTTCATTCGTTTCATATTCAAACTCTTGCTTGATTTGCGTAAAGTTATCCATTGCTAATTTCGCCGGGGCATTATTTAGATTGAGGGCAAGCTCGTAGCGAACAAACTTAGCATAGAGAGAGGTTGCAACGTTGGTATTTTCAGGAGCTTTTACACAATCCCAAAATCTATTAAACTCGCAACCTTTTTTGTAGGGAATCAGTCCAAAAAAGCTATTAAGTACTTGGTGCCAAGCAGGTTTATGGGCAAATTCTTTTAAAACCTGCATGGCTTCTTCCGTTTCAGATTCACGCAAACTTTTAGCTGCCAAAAATTCTTGGAACTGGCGGTGCATAAATGCAATTTCCTCGGTAGACTTTTCAATGATAATTCCAATTTCATTGGCTCCAATATCAATCAATTCTTTGCTGATTTTTTTGGCTTTAGGAACTTCATAGTTCATATAGCCTACCAAAAACTCCCTAATTACCCGTTGAGCATCTTCCTTTAGAATGACTCCTTCGAAACTGTTTTTTTGGATGTGAATGGCCAGCTCCAGAAAAATATCATTCAATTCAAAGTCCCACTTGTTGTGTATAATAATGTCTGCTGGTTCTTTTCTCTTGACAGGGTGTGTACTAATCAAATATTCGGTAATGTTAGCCAAGGCTTTGTATTTGTTTCTGGGTAACACAGCATCTTTAAATTTCTGAGTAATCAGTATGCTGAGCAACAAAGGGTTTTCAGCTAATGCCTTGAAGTCACTAGATTTCTTGAGTTCCTTAATAAATTGCTCCGCGTTTTTATTGGCTAGGCTTACATCTTTTTCGCCTAGCGATTCTGTCCACTTGGTATACCAATACAGGCTAAAGGCGTACTGTTGTTGTTCTGAAAAAGGAGCCAGCAATATTTCTTTTACTGAGCGAAAAGAATCTTTAAGTAACTTGTACCCATATGGACGGCTGGAGTATAAGACATGGGCATTGGTTAGGCTGGCTTGGATTTCAATTTTGGCAATGGATTGACTAGCTGCTGAAGTGTTACTCCATTCATCTACTCCATCAATTACCAATAAAAGGCGATTATCTTCCAGTGCTCGGTTTACGATATTAAATAAACTTTCTTTACCTAAGCTTTTAAGCCACATTTTCACAAGGGTGGGTAAGCTTAAGTTTTCGCTACTGGTGATATGCTTGGTAATATAAGCAAAGGGTAACCAAACGGGCAGCATTCTTCCCCATTGTTGGGCTATTTCAAGTAATTGGGGAGTATTAGACAAAATATCTAAGACCAAGAAACGAAGCAAGGTACTTTTACCAGAACCAGGATCGCCCAAAATGATGCTTTTTTGGTAATTTGGCAGTACAGCATCTATGCTGGTACGAGTTGTGATGTTTTGATAAGTCAAGCCACCTACATCTTTCTGGTGAAGAGACGATTCATTATCTACTTCATATCTTTCAATGCGCCCTGATTGTTGTATTAAACTATAATTTCTTTCTGTTTTATTAGAACCAACCACAAAACTGGTTCTGGTTTTTTCAATGTTTACATCAGGTATAATAAACCTTTCTTCTAATAAGGCATCTAGTTTTTTGATTTGCTGAGCAGGAAGACCTGGGTCATGTTGCTGGAAAACAGTTTTGTATAATTTGTATAGTTCTTTTCTAAATTTTGCTACCTGAGCTGCATCCAGTTTCTTGCCTGTGGTAATTATGTGTTCTAAATGAATCGCGCCATTAAACTGTGTGACCCATGCCTCACCAAAAAAATCATACACAATTTGAGGGTGGTCTTTGAGAATTCGGCATAATTGTACCTTGTCCCACTTTATAAATTGTATGTTACTTTTGTTTAAGTCACTTTTCAGAGCATTGAACTTATCCTGTAGTTGGGTAGTATTCATTGACGCAGTGGTACAGAGTACAAATTCATCACTTTTGCTATACAATTTGCCTTTTTTGAATTTATCAACAATCTTGTCCAAATCACTATCTTTGATTTGTTGGTATCGCTTACTCTGATAAGTGGCATATCTGGAATTGTCTTTTAGGGCATAAATATCTATGCCTTCCTGCCTTTGCCCTTTAGTGCCAAAAATTTCACAGTCATCCAGTGAGTACTCAATTTGTACTATTCTCAAG
Protein-coding sequences here:
- a CDS encoding NACHT domain-containing protein; translated protein: MKTVSSQSYLHTPPASVIAPPVKTAIDELPIEQLSWEDFEKLCLRIVQIEYSLDDCEIFGTKGQRQEGIDIYALKDNSRYATYQSKRYQQIKDSDLDKIVDKFKKGKLYSKSDEFVLCTTASMNTTQLQDKFNALKSDLNKSNIQFIKWDKVQLCRILKDHPQIVYDFFGEAWVTQFNGAIHLEHIITTGKKLDAAQVAKFRKELYKLYKTVFQQHDPGLPAQQIKKLDALLEERFIIPDVNIEKTRTSFVVGSNKTERNYSLIQQSGRIERYEVDNESSLHQKDVGGLTYQNITTRTSIDAVLPNYQKSIILGDPGSGKSTLLRFLVLDILSNTPQLLEIAQQWGRMLPVWLPFAYITKHITSSENLSLPTLVKMWLKSLGKESLFNIVNRALEDNRLLLVIDGVDEWSNTSAASQSIAKIEIQASLTNAHVLYSSRPYGYKLLKDSFRSVKEILLAPFSEQQQYAFSLYWYTKWTESLGEKDVSLANKNAEQFIKELKKSSDFKALAENPLLLSILITQKFKDAVLPRNKYKALANITEYLISTHPVKRKEPADIIIHNKWDFELNDIFLELAIHIQKNSFEGVILKEDAQRVIREFLVGYMNYEVPKAKKISKELIDIGANEIGIIIEKSTEEIAFMHRQFQEFLAAKSLRESETEEAMQVLKEFAHKPAWHQVLNSFFGLIPYKKGCEFNRFWDCVKAPENTNVATSLYAKFVRYELALNLNNAPAKLAMDNFTQIKQEFEYETNESIKGILWNIILETVHHHKIKDEVLTYLFNYFPNYYRYDDYRISDLRGFSLEELTIRQKDFLLKSLINGNEYQKLAASYTIQKFIKDEWLYAQITNLLDTCFNPEILAYALHTIITDGVEENIQKLYVQKFASSRHPIVYLFWMKLKVFLKIQSPEELLNLVDKYSGSDTLDNIFLFVLMDGWGNDKELLEICLTSVDASVDYTDKVLGKEAAWKILFHCYNNSPKVVDRIVTELQKEDVRKTFYGHETNWAPQLMHYFQGNVKLIPSIDAYLDEKKDYYVFPKIYLCLISKNVKAKKFLMKNIEEHGHSDWYVNALLMGWKDDEEVMHFLKNYFLTLNSSNADAAGFISQVYSDAPKEGINILETIIFDRNISKRAKAVKPFIELDKEYFQEYILDRFVLEELTLLPKDLFAIQDYNDVIHILTKNFTKNKNVKEFIFSKLTNEAYRQSLLIEFFDHQLPDSDKRFSDSLPLKANLRLQLIEKISESTPVEKKVLEQLSLYAKEGDYNLRTTIAINYFKALKYLDEGKVLTICKDSIFHRGSLNSEGQRRIAFCGYLISQKLDIYFQLQEKGTNFKTTPKLFGGLDIDNQSLIITSLLIENFDYVMNVINNDITKLLDDNPLDNDVEDFWKQLAINSGKLSPSYPYIIDYINDNQETITDIEIIDFLNRTAPKSKVLRKIALRLIDSHHRDKRVYAANVLGKNFINDPIVKEKMHQVDLGYKLNKGKLVALCIGWPEADILKETYEKIKPKQRHNDDDVEFHIKFLFSQADRVVGFFDRVLENYSEAKYHYKYFAEPMKRRIQEDTQLQQVIKKKLLKTTSASAKVSYLALLNYANYHDEEINNWKEEQMKSQENQAAYGYNIVTNELIPFSDLLYDISF